The Candidatus Thermoplasmatota archaeon genome includes a window with the following:
- a CDS encoding site-2 protease family protein — MDIVEGLLLFIAIIGIYVLVAYMLHKKGILKKHSISFYGPALMWRTEKGINFLKRLAKKQRFWKVYGNTGIVFCFITMVLMTLLIITTVWLVFGFTPAQRARMPGPEFALLLPVINPILPIEYIGYIIIAVVIAIIVHEFSHGILTLVDKLKVKSLGILYLIIPIGAFCEPDEEELKKADIKPRMRIYAAGPTSNMIVVLLSILLMSFVFMSAVQPAAEGAVVFTVDLDSPAEQIGLKSGVIITYLNDTRIKNGDEFFYALNLTKDNQTVNISYVIRDKTYTKQVTLGNKYFEFEKRKNIYKTNNESYKKKGYLGVQTLLTDSAFKGYLSTLKNPFTGFPDGLLIFYSIPLTGYFQGYNPLVAPFTDNYIIRGPLSIIPTDIFWIVVNCLYWIFWLNAALALFNVLPMIPLDGGFLFNDGLRVAIKKIKKETTEEQREKIVKNVSLAISLLILGLVLIPFFIKYI, encoded by the coding sequence ATGGACATAGTAGAGGGTTTATTGCTTTTTATCGCCATAATCGGTATATATGTACTAGTAGCTTATATGCTGCATAAAAAAGGTATTCTAAAAAAACATAGCATCTCTTTTTATGGGCCTGCTCTGATGTGGCGAACTGAAAAAGGCATAAATTTTCTTAAGAGGTTAGCAAAGAAACAGAGGTTTTGGAAAGTCTATGGGAATACCGGTATCGTTTTTTGTTTCATAACAATGGTTCTAATGACGTTGCTAATTATCACTACAGTATGGCTTGTATTTGGTTTCACTCCCGCGCAGAGAGCTAGGATGCCTGGTCCTGAATTTGCGTTATTATTACCTGTTATAAATCCTATCTTACCTATAGAATATATAGGATACATCATCATAGCTGTAGTAATCGCAATAATTGTACATGAGTTTTCACATGGCATACTAACACTTGTTGACAAATTAAAGGTAAAATCACTAGGTATACTCTATTTGATTATACCAATCGGGGCTTTTTGTGAGCCTGATGAAGAAGAACTCAAAAAAGCTGATATAAAACCAAGGATGAGGATATATGCTGCTGGTCCAACATCTAACATGATAGTTGTTTTACTGAGTATTTTGCTTATGTCTTTTGTTTTTATGTCTGCTGTGCAACCTGCTGCAGAAGGAGCCGTAGTATTTACTGTTGACTTGGATTCACCGGCTGAACAAATCGGGTTAAAATCAGGTGTTATAATCACTTATCTAAACGATACAAGGATAAAAAATGGCGACGAATTTTTTTATGCATTAAATCTAACAAAAGATAACCAAACAGTGAACATTTCCTATGTAATAAGAGATAAAACTTACACTAAGCAGGTTACTCTTGGCAATAAATACTTTGAGTTTGAAAAAAGAAAAAATATTTACAAAACAAATAATGAATCATATAAAAAAAAGGGTTATCTTGGGGTACAAACTTTACTTACCGACAGTGCATTCAAAGGATATTTATCCACTCTGAAAAACCCTTTCACGGGTTTCCCAGATGGACTCCTAATATTTTATAGTATACCATTAACTGGTTACTTTCAGGGATACAATCCTCTGGTGGCGCCATTCACTGATAACTACATAATAAGAGGTCCTCTAAGTATAATACCAACAGATATATTTTGGATAGTAGTAAACTGTTTGTACTGGATTTTCTGGTTGAATGCTGCTCTTGCATTATTCAATGTTTTACCTATGATACCCCTTGATGGAGGATTTCTGTTCAACGACGGATTAAGAGTAGCAATAAAAAAGATTAAAAAAGAAACCACGGAAGAACAGAGAGAAAAAATCGTGAAAAACGTGTCATTAGCTATCTCGCTTTTGATACTGGGTCTTGTTTTAATCCCGTTTTTTATAAAATATATTTAG
- a CDS encoding DMT family transporter: MRQHKSKKLNDLHLIFLMVAAVIFWAFAFPFIKIGLDELSFVNLTILRFLIVDVVFLFVILIKPRSFSKLYKKDVIPIFILGFFGVMVYHLGLNYGEQFVLPGAASLIIATTPIFILISAVIFLKEKIDLRKFIGVLFALLGLIIITVWGTENASIQIDYVFGA, from the coding sequence ATGAGACAGCATAAATCAAAGAAATTGAATGATTTACATCTAATCTTTTTAATGGTAGCTGCTGTTATTTTCTGGGCTTTTGCATTCCCTTTCATAAAAATAGGTTTAGATGAACTTTCTTTTGTTAACCTAACGATTTTACGTTTTTTAATAGTTGACGTTGTTTTCCTGTTTGTTATTTTAATTAAACCTAGAAGTTTTTCAAAATTGTACAAGAAAGATGTTATCCCAATTTTTATTTTGGGTTTCTTCGGAGTCATGGTCTATCACCTTGGTTTAAATTATGGTGAACAATTTGTTTTACCTGGTGCAGCTAGTCTTATTATTGCCACAACCCCTATTTTTATCCTTATTTCAGCGGTTATATTCTTAAAAGAGAAAATCGATTTGAGGAAGTTTATTGGTGTTTTATTCGCACTTCTAGGTTTGATCATAATAACTGTTTGGGGAACTGAGAACGCGTCTATACAAATAGATTATGTTTTTGGTGCT
- a CDS encoding DNA-directed RNA polymerase subunit L, which produces MDLKTLRKTTKELELEVIGENETILNPIVQVLLQNEDVDYAAYMTDHPESNKRTLYIRVKKGSPEDILKKAVKQLEDEVKTFIKIFEDKSKKIG; this is translated from the coding sequence ATGGATTTGAAAACACTTAGAAAAACAACTAAAGAATTAGAGTTAGAGGTCATTGGTGAAAATGAAACTATACTAAACCCAATAGTGCAGGTGTTGTTACAGAATGAGGATGTTGATTACGCAGCCTACATGACTGATCATCCAGAGTCAAACAAAAGAACTCTTTATATAAGGGTAAAAAAAGGTAGCCCGGAGGATATACTAAAAAAGGCTGTAAAACAACTAGAAGATGAGGTTAAAACTTTTATAAAAATTTTTGAAGACAAGAGTAAAAAAATAGGATGA
- a CDS encoding 50S ribosomal protein L16 — translation MSRKPNSMYRYVKSMATTRREYMGGVPPSRITQFVIGNKNEKFPIKLSLIANEKCHIRHSALESARITMNRVMEKKVGVANYRLKVLVYPHIVIRENKQATGAGADRVSQGMRRSYGKPVGVAARVYPEQTLMILETTEPNLIYAKEAARRARMKLPTPCTVKMEVNT, via the coding sequence ATGTCACGTAAACCAAACAGCATGTACAGGTATGTAAAAAGCATGGCCACCACACGCAGAGAATATATGGGTGGTGTCCCCCCATCGAGAATTACCCAGTTTGTAATAGGTAACAAAAACGAAAAATTCCCGATTAAACTATCACTTATTGCCAACGAGAAATGCCACATTAGGCATAGCGCCCTTGAATCTGCTCGAATAACTATGAACAGGGTTATGGAGAAAAAAGTTGGAGTAGCTAATTATAGATTAAAGGTGCTTGTTTACCCACATATCGTAATCAGGGAGAATAAACAGGCAACTGGTGCTGGGGCAGACCGTGTTTCTCAGGGTATGCGTAGATCCTATGGTAAACCTGTTGGTGTTGCCGCAAGAGTTTACCCTGAGCAGACTTTAATGATTCTTGAAACAACAGAGCCAAATCTTATATATGCAAAAGAAGCTGCTCGCAGGGCACGCATGAAACTACCGACACCGTGCACAGTGAAAATGGAAGTAAACACATAA
- a CDS encoding DUF115 domain-containing protein produces MYYKEWELIYKKILCEFNFSIEADQISADFLDNILKKNNSYNVKKLEDVIKNREVVVFGAGPSLEKSIIKHKNFFVEKIKIAADGATTALLKNNILPDIIVTDLDGGVVDQIKANNKGSIIVVHAHGDNLDKIKRYVPKFRGPLVGTTQTNPKNYSKLSNFGGFTDGDRAVYLADHFQAKKIYLVGFDFNKKIGKYSFPSKKDKKVKLKKIEWCKTLLDKIKNTQYL; encoded by the coding sequence ATGTACTACAAAGAATGGGAACTGATTTATAAAAAAATTTTATGTGAATTCAACTTTTCTATCGAAGCCGATCAAATATCAGCAGATTTTCTAGATAATATATTGAAAAAAAATAACTCATACAATGTTAAAAAGTTGGAAGATGTAATAAAAAATAGAGAGGTTGTAGTTTTTGGTGCAGGTCCTTCTCTAGAAAAATCTATTATAAAACACAAAAATTTTTTTGTTGAAAAAATAAAGATAGCTGCAGATGGTGCAACAACAGCGTTACTAAAAAACAACATTCTGCCCGATATAATTGTCACAGATCTAGATGGCGGAGTTGTTGATCAAATAAAAGCAAACAATAAGGGTAGCATAATCGTGGTACATGCACATGGCGACAACTTAGATAAAATCAAAAGATATGTACCAAAATTCAGAGGACCATTGGTTGGTACAACACAGACCAACCCAAAAAACTATAGCAAACTAAGTAATTTTGGAGGTTTTACAGATGGTGACAGAGCAGTATATTTAGCTGACCATTTTCAAGCAAAAAAAATATACCTAGTTGGTTTCGATTTCAACAAAAAAATAGGAAAATATTCTTTTCCAAGTAAAAAAGATAAAAAAGTGAAGTTAAAGAAAATTGAATGGTGCAAAACACTTTTAGATAAAATAAAAAACACTCAATATCTTTAA
- a CDS encoding DUF373 family protein, with the protein MKTLVLNVDRDDDFGRKTNTKSPIIGIKDNINAANRLGQADPEDSDLNAIFSAISTYKQLKRENKDVEIATICGDINVGSKSDTVLSQQLDEVIKKTQADEVIFITDGAEDEFIIPMIQSRIKINYIKRVTVKQTKDLEDTYYRIMKMLDDEKVQKQILLPIALVLLVWAVFILLNMTSAALGATLFTLGVYLLIRIFHLERNVVRLGREIKSGFLTGRLSIYTYIIAIVVIVISGFFAYNNTEFNTDVAFIPFLSFLSNMIWGIVAAGLIAISGHAVDIYVREEKVPWKYWILPFSIITFGFISSAIFISLHRAFINGASHFTIEPFLTSTFIGYTTTGIMVAIVGGITYHYIKQVYTNEKEKPEKEEQKLEIAEKN; encoded by the coding sequence ATGAAAACGCTTGTTCTTAATGTGGACCGTGATGATGATTTCGGAAGAAAAACTAATACTAAAAGCCCTATCATAGGGATCAAGGATAACATAAACGCTGCTAACCGCCTTGGTCAAGCTGATCCTGAGGATTCAGATCTTAACGCGATTTTTTCTGCGATCTCAACATATAAACAATTAAAAAGAGAAAACAAAGACGTTGAAATAGCTACAATCTGCGGAGACATAAACGTTGGCTCTAAATCAGATACTGTTTTATCACAACAACTAGATGAGGTCATAAAAAAAACACAGGCAGATGAAGTCATATTCATAACTGATGGAGCAGAAGACGAATTCATAATACCAATGATTCAATCACGGATAAAAATAAACTATATAAAAAGAGTGACAGTAAAACAAACCAAAGATCTAGAGGATACATACTATCGGATTATGAAGATGTTGGATGATGAAAAAGTCCAAAAACAGATACTTTTGCCGATAGCTTTGGTTCTGCTTGTATGGGCCGTGTTTATTTTATTAAATATGACCTCTGCTGCTTTAGGCGCAACACTTTTTACTCTAGGGGTTTACCTGCTCATTAGGATATTCCACTTAGAAAGAAATGTTGTACGACTAGGACGAGAAATAAAATCAGGTTTTCTAACGGGGAGATTATCTATATACACTTACATAATAGCCATAGTAGTAATAGTTATATCCGGTTTCTTTGCATACAACAATACAGAGTTTAATACAGATGTTGCCTTCATACCATTTCTGTCTTTCTTGTCTAACATGATATGGGGTATTGTCGCGGCTGGTTTAATAGCTATATCCGGGCATGCAGTAGATATATATGTTAGGGAGGAAAAAGTGCCCTGGAAATACTGGATACTACCATTTTCAATAATAACATTTGGTTTTATCTCATCTGCTATATTCATATCACTACATAGAGCGTTCATAAACGGTGCGTCTCATTTCACGATAGAGCCTTTTCTAACATCAACATTTATAGGTTACACAACAACTGGTATCATGGTAGCTATAGTTGGTGGTATAACATACCATTACATAAAACAAGTATACACAAATGAAAAAGAAAAACCAGAAAAAGAAGAACAAAAACTTGAAATAGCTGAAAAAAACTGA
- a CDS encoding exosome complex RNA-binding protein Csl4 — protein MNKNKMVLPGDQLATSEELSPGDGTFEEDGIIRSARVGIYVVDEKYKKAMVKPLTSVPVLIKKGDIVLATITSVKPNMAIADVMHVVGKKRAISGDTNGTIKVSEIAPSYVKEANEKFSIGDIVRAKVTQVTPSLQLTTKESNLGVIKAVCGKCRQPLTRKSIVLECKNCGNVEKRKIASDYGEFDPNKF, from the coding sequence ATGAATAAAAACAAGATGGTACTACCTGGTGATCAACTAGCTACTTCTGAGGAACTTTCACCTGGTGATGGTACTTTTGAGGAAGATGGAATAATAAGATCAGCTAGGGTAGGAATCTACGTTGTAGATGAAAAATACAAAAAAGCAATGGTAAAACCATTGACTAGTGTACCAGTTTTGATTAAAAAAGGTGACATAGTATTAGCGACAATAACCTCAGTGAAACCAAACATGGCGATAGCTGATGTTATGCATGTGGTAGGTAAAAAAAGAGCTATATCAGGTGACACAAATGGTACTATAAAAGTATCAGAAATAGCACCATCATATGTAAAAGAGGCAAACGAAAAATTCAGTATAGGTGATATAGTAAGAGCAAAAGTTACACAAGTAACACCTAGTCTCCAACTAACTACAAAAGAAAGCAACTTAGGTGTCATAAAAGCTGTATGTGGAAAATGCAGGCAGCCACTAACCAGAAAAAGCATTGTTCTTGAATGTAAAAACTGTGGTAACGTAGAAAAAAGAAAAATCGCCTCAGATTACGGCGAATTCGACCCAAATAAATTCTAA